The DNA region TCGAGCTGGTCATGACACAAGCCGGGGTCTCAAGGGCTAGGGCCGTCAAAGCTCTCAGGGATGCAGATGGAGACATTGTCTCCGCCATCATGGAGCTCACAAACTAGACTAGGACCACACTTTTCTTACAAATATCTGATCATTGGGGCCAAGCAGCCATCTGCTCTGTTCATTTTCACTTTTCAGTGTATCCATGTGTTACAAATTTGACTTCTGGATGGTGTCTTATGATAACTGTGTTTTCAGTTTTATCTGTTTCTGCTATTATCATTTTGttgtttgtgtagtgtgttCTTCTAGTTTTGCGAATATCAGACCCATCTTTTTTGACTCCTATTATCAAAATGTTCAAACGAAACTAAACGCTTCtctctttaaaaaaaacatagataGGCTTATTTGGGGCAAAATGTTCAAATATTTGGCGAAgtatttagaaaagaaaatgataaaaaaaaacccCTCCAAAATGAGTGAATATAGATAAAGAGAAAGAGATAGGTTTATTACTAACAAAGAAGTCGTTAGCGTTTTCTAATGGAATGGAGACCGCTTTTACTATAAGCTGTCACTcgcacataaaagtagggttttCTACGGTATCATTGCCTTCTTTTCTCCCTAGGGTTTTTAAGCGCACACACTCACTCACTCTGCCTCCCTCCCCCCTCTCTATATCGTTTACCTGCAGAGAATCAAGCATGACTCAACAATCCCAGGAGGAGTTATTGGCCCACCATCTTGAACATCAGAAGATTGATGTAACCTCTCTCTCTTTGAGTTTGTGTGGGTTtttttatgattgagtttggaTTTTCCATCATTTTCAGTTTAGTTTTACGATTCGGTATTTTTTTGGTCTTGGAGTGGATGGTTTTAGCTAATTAAATTAGAGGGTGACTTGGTTATAAACTTATGTGTTATTTGGATGCCAGTAATTCTTCGATCTAGggtttttatgattttgatggTTTCAAATTGATACAAGTTGAGTTTAAAGACAATTTGTTATTTGCGAAATGTATGAAATAAGTGATTAATCGTTGTAGAGTATTTTGTGAGTGGTATGAAAGGCATGTTGTATTGTTTATTGATTATGCTTGGGAAATTATTATAGAAGTGTATATAggtattcatttttatataaacgAGTTCCTGTATTAATAAGCCAGTAAAAGTGTATGGAAGAGAAAAGTATAGAACTTTACATATCCTGTCATCTAAAATCCACATGTGAGCAACTATCTGAACGAATTTGTATTGTCAAGTATGTCTTACGCATTTGCTTAGCTCCCCATCTGATTGGAGTTCATGGCTTATTTGACTTTCAAGTTAATTAGAAATAAAGAATATAGAATCTAAATTCCAATGTGAATTATGGAAGACTTTTGTGTGGAGTTCATATTGGGGGCATGTGTGGATATAAACTGCTCAATTTATCTTTGCTGTAGGGTTTCCATTTAACACATGTTTATAAAGCTTCCCAAGTATATTGGCATTAAGTCcattgatttgattttatctAGTATATGATGACCATCACTACCTCTGTCCTGGAGATATGCTTGGGCAGACAATTGATTTGATTTTATGCATATAAATGATGACCACCCtgtatgaaaaaagaaaaaaaaacgtaCAAGTTTTGCTCATTGTTAGATATCGCGTGCAGAATGACGAGCCTATAATTGAGGATgaagaggatgatgatgatgatgacgaagatgatgatgatgttgaaggTATGTTTCCGCACCTGGAGTTTAAAAGGATACTCTATTTCCTCACTTTTCAGTTTCCGCAGAAGCTTGCCACCTCTTTGAAAGCTAGACAGTAATTGAAGATTTAGGATATCTCTACTTTCTGATTCTTGATTTTCTAAATGATTTGGGGAAATCATGTTGGTTATGTTCTTAGGATAGATCTAGGTAGAGAAAAAGCTAATTGGTCCTTTTTTCCTATGTAACATGTGATACCTTTACGGGTTGTTTTGCCTTTACTCTACTTCGTTTCCTGAAAAATGTAGGATAACATTGCTTGTTGGAGTTTCTATCTGATGAATGTAGATGATTGACCTATTAATTTTagtttcagtttcagttttatTGTCAGTTGATATGGGTTGGTTAAAGTATGACAAACAATGAAGTTTCTTATAGCATCAGGAATTCAACCCAAATCAATCTGTGCTTGTTCTTTTGCCAGGACAAGAAGACGGCAGCGGTAGGTCAAAGCAGAGTCGTAGCGAGAAGAAAAGTCGCAAGGCAATGCTAAAGCTAGGAATGAAGCCAATCCCAGGGGTCAACCGAGTAACTGTGAAGAAGAGCAAGAATGTTAGTTTTATTCCCTTATGTCTCTTAATCAACAACTCAGATGTTGTTACACTGACATGTTAATATTGTTACATGTTTCAGATCCTATTTGTCATCTCAAAGCCAGATGTCTTTAAGAGCCCGAACTCAGATACTTATGTTATCTTTGGTGAGGCAAAGATTGAGGATCTAAGCTCTCAACTGCAGAGTCAAGCAGCAGAGCAGTTCAAGGTTCCCAACATCAACCAAGCTGCACCAAAGGCAGAGCCAGCAGTTGTAATTCAAGATGATGAAGATGTAGATGAAACTGGTGTCGAACCCAAGGACATTGAACTGGTGATGACACAAGCTGGGGTTTCGAGGGCTAGGGCTGTCAAAGCTCTCAAGGAAGCCAACGGAGACATAGTCTCTGCCATTATGGAGCTTACAAACTAGGCATCGCATCATGCTTAAATATGTTTACTTGTTGACGGCCACCGTTTTCTTAGAACTCTGGTTCATTATTCTGTTTCCCGTGTGTACTATACTGGAATTGTGATGACTGCTCTCAGTTTTGCATATGCTTTGTATTCATCAGTTTTTGCGTCTATTTCTACATTCATCCTTTACCCTGAAAGAATTGtctttatattttcaaaaattatattttgcaCACATGTATTCATAGCTACTGCTCAATCTCCACATTTAAATGAATCCAGAAACtgtaaattaatgtactttctaTAATTATGGAGGATTGTAAGAGATATTTATAAGCGAGTATGTTTTAGATATTAATCATACAGAagtataataaaatgtgttatTAGGGTTGTTCGTTGAATAGCtacaatgataaaaaaaaattacaggAAAGATAGCAAGATCGAGGGAAAATGGGCAACCAAGACCCTAGTACTAGCAGCCAAAGGAGCAAAAACACGACCAACGCCTGAGTGTAGCAACCTTACCATTATCCTTAGTGACGGGCAGGCGGCAAATAGGGCACGAACTGTGGCGTTGAAGCCATGGTACGATGCAGTCTGAGTGGTAGATATGCTTGCACGGAAGCTTCCTCGCTTGAGACCCCAACTCGAATTTTTCCTTGCACACGGCGCAGGTGGAATCTGCATGAATGTGCTCCTTCGAAACCTTGACCTTTGGTAAGGCATTGATAGCAGATTTTGGAGCTGGTTTTCGAATGGCTTGCTCAGAGATTTGTTCCACGCCAACACCCCTCGCTACCACGCCTCTATTGCTGGACACGGTGAGGGTGCCAGTTCCGCTGACAACGAAATCCACAGAAGTCCACGAATTGCTGGTCGTTGCACCATTTTTGGAATACACCCTGATCGAACCCATCACGTCACTTAGCCTGACTCAAAAATAGTACTATAGGTTAATCCATTACTAAAAGATGAAGAGGAATTTGGTATATTTCAAGCCCCCTCCTGATTTTTACAAGTAGAGTAGAGTAGTAATGAGGATAAACTTTGTAAATAAACAACGCCTTCACGATTAATCAATTTTATCTTCCATTCTTTCAATGAGAAATGAATCAAGTGAAGTAACTTACATGGAGTAAAATATATAAAGGCCCTATATATCATAAAATTATAAAGGGCTTTGACATTCAAGGATCATAATGGTAATATTCTGCAATTCATTGCTCAAGAAACCTAGCTCATAATGATCATAACAATGTGAAGAGCATAATCATAATCTTATACTAATACAAATCGAAAAGAGATATAAAGAAAATTGATCAAGCAAACCCTAACAATGCTGAAAGAGACAATCGATCAAATTCACCACACGTTTGGAAGAACACAAGAatgaaaattgataaaaaaaaagtgttaaAATCATCCATTTTATTTTGTGAACAGAAAAAAGCACAAATTTCCTCACCTTCTCTGCCGATGCAAATAGGAAGAGattaatacaaaaaaattaaatccagAGCTAGAAAGTTGATACCTTTGAAGAGGAACTCAATAAGAGAATGattccatgcattgtcgtttaataGCTCTTTCACTAAAAACACGGCATAATTGGATCTAAATCCTAATTACTCCATAATGTAAATTAAACCAAAACTATAGCTCCTTTGGTTTACACGTATACTACCTTTTCAAAATATTTAACAACATTGTTAAATCACTTATTAATTACAAAATCAGTAATTTATGTCATTGTTTGTATGGTAAACTCCAAAATTAACATATCCCAAAAGCATAAAAAGATAAGCAAGAGGAACATTGTATATATATGACACTCAAGTAATGACAAAAACTGCTTAAAAATGGATTTTTCTTCATAGGAAAACAAGGTACAAACTCTTCAGCCAGATGTACCATTATGTTCTTGTCTGCGAGTGATCTTATTCCTTCAAATAGATCAATCACTATGATCACACAAATTACTACGAAATAGAAAGTTTCATTGGTAATTGAAAGACCTTAATACTGAATAGGCCACTGAACATGCTGGTGGCTAGGTTCTCCACCTCTTCCCTGACGGCTACTACTGGAACGAGACGAGCCAAACGGCCACGACAAAGACCAACGCCTCCTTGTTGCTTGATCACTGCCACCGTCAGTTATCTGCTGGCGGCAGACGGGGCAGGAGCTGCGCTGCTGCAGCCATGGGGCGATGCAGTCGGAGTGATACAAGTGCTTGCAAGGAAGCTTCCTCGCTTGTGACCCCATCTCGAATCTCTCTTTGCACACAGCACAGGTGGAATCTGCACGTACGTGCCTCCTCGAGATCTTGACAGTTGGCAGGGCATCGATGGAGGGTCTTGAAGCCGGTTGACGGCCTTGCTGGCTGCTACCGCTGGTGACTTGCTCGAAGAACTCCTCCACGCCGGGTCCAATGAAGTAGTCGCCCCCATTCTGTCGTCTGAACCCCAGAGTCTCGTTTAGGAACTCCACTAGGCCGCCACTGCCAGGCATTGTGGGCGGCATGTCTCCACTGAAAACGAGGAATGAGTTCCAAGAGTTGCCATTCTGAGAGGCTCTCTCGGATATGTTGCTCACGACAGCCCTGTGCCGCCTGAGGAAGCTTGTGGCTGCCTCCATGAACCTCGGTTGTTGGATGTATTCCTCGTCTGGTACGCCTGTTGTATCCTCGAGCTCTTCGATGAAACTTCCTCGGCAGTTGGAGCATTCCGCATTTCTCCTTCGGAGAGTGACGCTTGCCCTACAGCTATAACACCAATGAGTTCCCCTTTCACTCGGCAtcctatttctctctcttcctcctttCTTGCTATATCAACAAGCACTCTAAGAATTAAAACTGCTTCATACTTGCAATTCTGTATGGATAAAAGTAGAGATCTATTGAAATGGAAGCATACAATAGAAGTTGTGAAAAAGAGAATTAACACAAAATCAAGTACCACTATCATTTATGTGCATAGTTATCCAATTTTTGACCAAGAAAATGCAATAACAAAGGCCATAAAATTCCACTTGAATTCTCTGGGAGATTGTGGCAGAAACAACAAAATAGATCAAGCTCAAAAGATCAGATCACTTCTAATGATAGTAGGTAACAAAATTGATCAAGCAAACTAGCTTTGAAACATTGTATTTGTGAAGCAATCTTCCTTCTAGACAGAGCCATAAGCCACGAAATTGATTAGCTTAAAAGGATCATTTACAAATTCGTTCAACAAGAAACGGAAATTATGCAACTGAGACTTGCTACATTACCACAATCAGCCCCCAAATTGATGAAATCAAGGCAGTAATCATTTTTTTCAACAGAAAAAACCCCCAAATTTATGATGCAAATATCATTTCTCGCAACATAAGTCAACAATAATCCATCACAGGAGCACCGAATTCAACAATACCTCCTCCACCAGAAGGTTCAgaaacaaaatagaaaaagtagaaaaagcAAAGATAGAAAATGGGAGTAGATAAGCTAGAAAGATGATACCTTTAAATCAGGAAATGGAAACGACAAGAACAGGAAATTCAGAGGGGAGCAAGTGTATATACATATAAAGTAAACTTCCTAATTATGCCTATGGAAATTGGAATCTACACCGCaaagtgtgtgtgagagagagaagacAGCAAAGAGAGTACATAGCATAGCATAGCAACACCAACCACATTAACAGAAGCCATTTGTGATCTGAATATGGGATAAAAGATTGGGTTGGCGTTGGATTTTTGATTTCGGCCTCTTTTTAGCCCAAATATTAATGGGTCGTTGGTCATTCATTGATTCCTTTCAAACTCCATACCTTTGTTTCAAATCACCAATTTTGatcctttttttttcaaaaatttatcatCGAATGCATATATTTTACATTGTTTGCAATTTGTTTTCTCGATTTCACTTTTTATTGCAGCTAAAAAAGTTGATTCCGTTgccttggcggcccccacactcccTGCCCGACATTATGTGAGGgagttcaatcagggtacgcagtagcccgttaagattgccagaagcccatctcccaaggctcTATACTTGTGTCTGAGAGATTGAAGCACGTAGTGAGATTTGAAACAGATGATTTTGAAGTTAGTGGTATTATTTCAGCAATCTAAAATGATGTTGTTGGAATGTTGgttgaataagaaaaaaaaaactcattaaTGTACATGTAATGCACGATCCAAAAGGTGTACCCGAACCATCGACATTGccaaaaaattaatactctctgaaaagtatgaactatttcatttttagtcggTCCCTGAAAAATACGAACTTTCAAATTTTGGaaacttctttctctctaatgaggtgagactcattctccactaaaaatacttcaaaaactttttctttcaatctctttcttacttttctaATTATGctttaaaatccgtgccgaacAAAATATTTATACTCTTTGGGGACAGGGAGTAGTATCAACCGTTGATAGAGGCCGAGTTAGACTATGAGATGCTATTTGAATTCAAATAGACAAGGCTCTCACATAGAGTCAAGAAATCATGCATTAACACAGTCAACTATATCTAGGAACAAATATGACTCAATTATAAAAACAAGAATTTGTTTATCCTTAATTCATATAAAGTGGATACATGGTTTAAATAATGATTTTCAAAGCATCACTAACATTCATCAATAAAATGTTCCCATAAAAACTTATCATTGAACCTCCTACAAATCCATCTCAATTTTTGACTTCCTAGCCTTATTTACTAACTCTAGCACAAGTTAAGATGCATGGTCAGCGACTAAATGCATTTTCGACATTTTTAGCCAGTGAACCGAgtcatatattttttaaattttttttggaaaagtaTGCATGTGTTTAATAATTTCATTCATATGACATGAGCACGAGGAGCGGTTCGGTTGAGAACTATTTTAAAATGAGAACTATTAGTTGGAAGTACAAATCATATCAATTGGGAGCACAGAACACATTAATTGAAGCAACTGATATGTTTTGTACTGCCAATTGATATATTGTATAGGGATATTGGTACCTAAACCAACAACTTTGGCCAAATTTTAGTACTTTccataaactttaaaattggtttaaAATACCATAAACTTTATATTCAATTTGTTATTTCTCAACCCAACCAAACAAGATATCTTAAACGAAAAACTATTATACgtttaaatgtttataatattttagacCACTTTTTAAGTTTGTGGCAAGTAGGATGAAAAGTCATGTAGAAAACTACTCTGATTTAGTAGTGTCGAGTAGGATAACAGTGTACGTAAGTTAGTCAGATATAGTAATTGACCTGTCGTGAGAaataatacacaaaaaataaaatttatgatattttacgGTACCAATTTTAATGTTCATGAGAAATACCAAAATTTAAGCAAAATTGATAATTATATAGACTAATATCCCTATTTTGTATTATCAATTTGTAATTCTCAAAGTTCTTTAAGATACTTCTGAAATAATCcacatttaacttaaataacaataaaatactactagaTGCTTTAGTTGAGTTGCGAGGATTTATTTGAACTTAAGAAATACACTTAGGACCATTTGAGAAAAACAAAATTAGGGATACTGTGTAGGAAAATTTAGAAGTTTAATATAATTTCTaaacaattattttaatatttgtatAAGAAATATTCAAACTAAGCTCTAGATATTAATTATAGAGAAATTCTAGAAATATATTGCTTCCTCCACCTTGAAGTCCTATAAATAATGCAAGATGTAACAATctatctatatctatacataaataaaatatatctatacatatataaaagaggAGTTTTGGAGATATTTACAAAACTTGTCATTTTAagttaaaaattataatttaattaaaattgctttgctttgttaattaatttgtcCTTTTTAACAGGCAGTTATCTAAATGTTATCATAATCTTAATTTTCCTCTTTCTTGGGCTACTATATGATTAAGTATGCCGGCAGTTTCATATTTGAAAGGTCAAAATAATTGTGAAGaatttattatcaattttaatatataataaatgACATTTAGATCATTGGAAGTTATTTGAGAATATTAAAAGCCATAAGATCATTTATAAATTCAAGTAGACTACTACCTTTGTGTTCAAAACAAGATGGCGGAAGAATGGGATGATAGTCCACAAACGAAAGAGGAAACTGTGGCATGCCTACTCCAAAAATACAAAGCTGCAATGAGATCTGAAAGAATTCTTGGTTATTCATACACTCACCATTCACCATATACTTTTTATATATGGTATTCTAGATTGAAACCTTCATTTGAAGAAAGAATTGTCAAATTGATATACATGCCCAAAACTCCCTACGTACCAGACTTTAGAcatagtatatactccctccatcccgctttaggagtcccagttgagtcgggcacatgttttaagaaagtgtttgagTGGGTAATAAATAAATGCTGTAGTGGCTGTTGAGACCCACTTTTAATTgaatgtgtaataaataaatattgtagtgGATGTTAGGACCcacttttaataattttttacttactttgtgggcatttttttattactttatcccaaccgggactcctaaagcggaaCGCCTGAAATTGATTAACCGTGACTCCTTGTCACACCTTAACCCCTCTaacgtatactcttataataaataaatcccttatcataaaagcaatcaatacatgTGTCTAATTCATAAAAcacccatattatataagttcaaaccaacacatatctgata from Salvia splendens isolate huo1 chromosome 9, SspV2, whole genome shotgun sequence includes:
- the LOC121746446 gene encoding probable E3 ubiquitin-protein ligase RHC1A is translated as MGSIRVYSKNGATTSNSWTSVDFVVSGTGTLTVSSNRGVVARGVGVEQISEQAIRKPAPKSAINALPKVKVSKEHIHADSTCAVCKEKFELGSQARKLPCKHIYHSDCIVPWLQRHSSCPICRLPVTKDNGKVATLRRWSCFCSFGC
- the LOC121746444 gene encoding nascent polypeptide-associated complex subunit alpha-like protein 1 yields the protein MTQQSQEELLAHHLEHQKIDNDEPIIEDEEDDDDDDEDDDDVEGQEDGSGRSKQSRSEKKSRKAMLKLGMKPIPGVNRVTVKKSKNILFVISKPDVFKSPNSDTYVIFGEAKIEDLSSQLQSQAAEQFKVPNINQAAPKAEPAVVIQDDEDVDETGVEPKDIELVMTQAGVSRARAVKALKEANGDIVSAIMELTN
- the LOC121746443 gene encoding E3 ubiquitin-protein ligase RZF1-like, with the translated sequence MPSERGTHWCYSCRASVTLRRRNAECSNCRGSFIEELEDTTGVPDEEYIQQPRFMEAATSFLRRHRAVVSNISERASQNGNSWNSFLVFSGDMPPTMPGSGGLVEFLNETLGFRRQNGGDYFIGPGVEEFFEQVTSGSSQQGRQPASRPSIDALPTVKISRRHVRADSTCAVCKERFEMGSQARKLPCKHLYHSDCIAPWLQQRSSCPVCRQQITDGGSDQATRRRWSLSWPFGSSRSSSSRQGRGGEPSHQHVQWPIQY